Within Nosocomiicoccus ampullae, the genomic segment ATGTTGCAATTGAACGTAGTGACGTTGTTTTAATTATTTTAAATGGTGAAGAAGGAATTAGAGAGCAAGATAAAAGAATTGCAGGGCTAGCACATGAAGCTGGACGCGCGGTTATTATCGTTGTAAATAAATGGGACGCAGTTGAAAAAGACACGAAAACAATGCGTGAGTTTGAATTAAAAATTAGAGATCAGTTTAGATTTTTAGATTATGCTCCGATTGCTTTTGTATCAGCAAAAACTAAAAGTAGAGTACATACTCTATTTCCATTAATACACCTTGCAGATGAAGCACATAAAAGAAGAGTACAGTCTAGTACATTAAATGAGGTGCTTGTCGATAGTGTAGCAATGAATCCAACACCTACAGATAAAACTGGTAAACGACTAAACATTTTCTATGGTACACAAGTAAGTGTTTCACCACCAACATTTGTCGTATTTGTAAATGACCCTGAACTCATGCACTTTAGTTATAAGAGATATTTAGAAAATCGCTTGAGAGAAGCGTTTGATTTTACTGGTACACCAATTCATATCATTACACGTAAAAGAAATTAATGCAGGAGAGATATCATGAATATTTCAATGATTGGAACTGGAAGTTTTGGAACAAGCTTAGCAATGGTACTTGATTCTAATCATCATAACGTACTTATGTATGGTAGAAATAACCAAACAATTGATGAAATAAATAATAACCATTCTAATAAAAAATACTTAAAAGATATTGAGTTAACTGAATCAATTCGTGCGACAAATGATTTAAAAGAAGCAGTTACGCATGGTGACTTACTTGTTTTAGCTGTGCCAGTTAAAGCAATGCGTTCAGTTTCAAAAGAAATTAATAAACTATTAAATAACTTGGATAAGAAAGTATTAATATGTCACGTCGCTAAAGGGTTAGAATTAGGCTCTCACAAAAGAGTGTCTGAGGTGATTATAGAAGAGATTGATGAAAAGAATTATACGGACATCGCTATTTTAAGTGGTCCTTCACACGCTGAAGAGGTGTCATTAAAACAACCAACAACTGTTAGCACAGCTTCAATTAATAAAACTGGTCAAAAAGAAATTCAAGACGTATTTATTAATAAATATTTTAGAGTATATGAGAATAATGATCTTATCGGTGTAGAGGTCGGCGGAGCATTAAAA encodes:
- a CDS encoding NAD(P)H-dependent glycerol-3-phosphate dehydrogenase, whose amino-acid sequence is MMNISMIGTGSFGTSLAMVLDSNHHNVLMYGRNNQTIDEINNNHSNKKYLKDIELTESIRATNDLKEAVTHGDLLVLAVPVKAMRSVSKEINKLLNNLDKKVLICHVAKGLELGSHKRVSEVIIEEIDEKNYTDIAILSGPSHAEEVSLKQPTTVSTASINKTGQKEIQDVFINKYFRVYENNDLIGVEVGGALKNIIALAIGVLDGLGFGDNTKSAVITRGLHEIARLGTKVGANPLTFMGLTGVGDLIVTAMSEHSRNFRCGRMLASGQSLDEIIENMGMVVEGVNTTKAAYELSQIHNVDMPITNVLYKYLFESISEKDALFSLMMRERKSETEELVDIMRNHLEMEK